CTCTGCAAGAATTCTGTACTAGGTTAGTTATCTGAACAATTCACAAAAGGACCAAGAATGACTTTGTACACAGATTCTTttgtatcataaaaaaaatataacaagaatGATATTCTACGtagtaaaaaaagttaacaGTGCCCAAAGTGCACCAGTTCTCTGCCCTGTTGGCAATTTATTGACCATTGAATTGTGCACCAAGATTCAATTCAATAGTAAATAAAGCTGCTAACAATTAGATGACAGGTTGACCTAGTACTAGAGTATATAAAATTGTTTCTCTGTAGGATAAGTACTGCAGAAGAAAAATTGCACAGTGCCTAATTGATACCGACTCAAAAGTAATCATGGCTATGGTTTTGGGCAAAGTTAAGCCTACCTCAgatgaatatttgttttcttgaccATCTTCAAATAGGGATGAGTAGTATGATGGATCATAGATAGAGCCTCCAAGAATCTCATTGGAATTAGAGCATTGCCTTACTACTGCAGGTGCCATGGGACTCAAAAAACTAATCCTCGAGTCAGAATCTGCTACTCGAGAAGCTGCGTCCACATAGGAAGCACCCAACCTATAAATTTGAATCCATAACAACGAGGATGATAGCCTCACTGTAAAACCAACAATTTGCATGGCCAGGGTAAGTTTCACTGAAAACGTGAAAAATGCTGTGTAATCCTTGGTAGAAATGGTCCTGCAAACAAACATAATGCTCTTCATCAGATATGAATGAAAAACACAGTCATGATAACATGTTTGATTCTTAAGAGTACAGAAAATTGGTTCATATGAATCTCTTCGCTGCATACAGCAGTGACTTCATATTgttaaattgataaataatacTAAATGTGGGATGCATGCTGTTGAAATTAGACTTTAGGTAACGAACAAGGGAAAGAGAGAATAAAGACTGAAAATATTCTATTTGATTGATATGATGTGTAATAATGtgataaatattaaatcaaCGGTTCCATTTATACTAATGATGATTAGGCATTACTAGCACAAGAAACCCACAAATACAATAACACAACTAAGTGATctaacaataattaaataaggaaaTAAATCAAGAAATTTAATGAAATCCAGAATTAACTCTGAAGATTGCTTCCTCAATTAGATGACATCCACAATATATTCTAAGAtgttgcaaatatattttgaagattttttaagaTACTCCAACTAAAATCAATATCTATATATtctaacactccccctcaaaTTAAAGTTTACCGAGCTTTAAGCTTGGtacaaataaacaatttaaaaatgaaaataagcttGATGCATTCAGCAGCCTCCATGAAACATGGGTGAAATAACAACTCAAGGATGCAGTAGATGTCAAAGAGATGAGCATTGCAGGAAAGATAAGTTAGAAAGACAGATGAAATGATCACAGCCTAAAAGAGTTGGTAGTAACATCAGTGTGACCAAGTAATAGGACACTTCATTGAAAACTTGCTCAATGGAAATTCCCTAGCAAGCAATTATACACTATGGGGACAAAAACCTCTCCAAGTTCAAGAAACATCATCTAAAACATAGGAAATTAAATTCTGGAATAAAATCTAGGGAAAATGGacaaacaaaatgaaacaaagcaaGCAAGTGGTTTCAAACTCGGCTTTAACAAGAAGTTCAGTCACGTGAAAGAGGCATATCTCATCTCACCCATTATGGGGCAAAAGAATAGTCCATGACAAAACATAAATGCAATTCTATAGGTGCTTTTAGTGTTGTTTTCTTATCAAAATTTGAGTTCCGTCTCAGTAATCCGCATAATAAAAGGTTTTTGCATTAACGATTAACATAGATTACCAAGATGAAACTTCAATTCTGATGGAaaaacaacaccaaaacaagcACAAAGTAACTGACTGTATGTGTGCAAGTTTTGTCCCAATCCATATTTGCTCTTTATAACTCAAGGTCACATAATACAAAAAAGACAAATGCCATAGTCAATGTCCCCTCCTTAGATGCAGCTCTATAGGCGCTTTTAGTACTCTTTTCcaatcaaaattagagtttcaTCCGCGTAATAAAAGTTTACATTATTGAGGTGAAACTTCAATTCTGATTAAACAACAGCACGAAAAACACCTAAGGAACTGCATGTAAATTTTGTCACAATCCATATTTGCACTTTATATATAACCTTAGGTCacataataatacaaaaaagacAATGTCATAGTCAATTCACCTTCCTTAGGGGCAAGAATCATTACACAAGCAAGCGAAAACTCAATCACTTGGTCTCAACAACATAGTCCATAGCGGTACATGAAAAGTAAATTACAATAtattatatcaaataaaaaagaaagaaacgaaAGAAACTGCTGGACGCACCAAATTTCGTTGGAGAAAAGAATGAACCAAGAAATGTCGAGCAAGATGGcacagaagagaagaaaagcgTAGGTGCGGCCAAGGCTCTGACTACTACTCTCAATTGCGACCAAAGCGAACAACGCGATTGCCAGATTTATGAGCGACAAGCCATTGTACGATGCTCCCAGCGATCCAATTAACGCGCATCCAATCTTTGCATCATTTTCCAAATTTTCACATGCACGCACGCACGCATTAATTCAACAATTCAATACAAtacaataataatgaaaattaaaattcattaactAACAACA
This region of Glycine max cultivar Williams 82 chromosome 7, Glycine_max_v4.0, whole genome shotgun sequence genomic DNA includes:
- the LOC100795730 gene encoding uncharacterized protein, yielding MMLCGSFCLNLRDRIQPWIRDYDRLQSFAVILIYLQIGCALIGSLGASYNGLSLINLAIALFALVAIESSSQSLGRTYAFLLFCAILLDISWFILFSNEIWTISTKDYTAFFTFSVKLTLAMQIVGFTVRLSSSLLWIQIYRLGASYVDAASRVADSDSRISFLSPMAPAVVRQCSNSNEILGGSIYDPSYYSSLFEDGQENKYSSEMQNHGTTQNESTSSAEVSLKSTMGRSFQAADEENGLIIKKEIV